In the Prionailurus viverrinus isolate Anna chromosome A3, UM_Priviv_1.0, whole genome shotgun sequence genome, GAAAAGAGAGATGGATTACTTATTGCCATGGTTGCTTGCAGTTCATATGCTCTGGTTCTGTGAGTCTTAAGACTTtgctggcagggtgggggaggggtcagatATTGGGAGAGGCTCCTCATTAGAGCCAGCCGGCCAGGCCGGTGGGGGAATGACAGggtgggaggaagcaggaggcagcaggtctggctggggtgggggaggtggcctGGCCGCCTGCCCAGCCGGGGAAAGCTGTGACCCCTTGGGGGCTCATAAAATAAGTCCTTGTGCCCCCCAGCTCTAAGGGAACTTGCagagggggagatggggagttTAAAGGCCTAATTAGTCACCTTCTAGAGCAATGTATGAATGCTTCCCAATGGCAAATTGGTATTTAGGAAAGAGAGTATGCTGATTCAGACACACGGCAGTTTCTCGTACACACACAGccatatgtttatacatatacgctgaatcacacacacacgtatgcatgTGAACACACACCTTCTTACATGTACACACGGAAACTTCTtacagatacacatatatacgcaAGCACAATCACACGTGCACATGTCACTCACGTATACTTTACCTTTCATATTCACGTATAAAcccaatcatacacacacacacacacacacacacacacatgcacaaactgTCACTTACACACATGCTCATATACCCAGCATGGTAAGACATGTACACACCAAAATCATTAGACTAGGAAGCAAGGGAAATTGGATTGTAACTTTATCATTAACTACCTGCAAATTTACACAAGTcacttttccctctctgtgcctcatctgtaaaatgagaacaccAAGATCTTCTTTAAGGTATAGTGGAAGCAGTTCAGGATTCAGTATTAAAAGTTCTAGactaggggcacccaggtggctcagtcggttaagcgtccgacttcagctcaggtcatgatctcacagttcatgagttcaagcccgcatcaggctctgtgctgacagctcggagcctggagcctggagcctgctttagattctgtgtttccctctttctctgccctcccctgctcatgctctgtctctgtctctcaaaaataaaaataagcattaaaaaaaaaaaagttctagagttccagctctgctttttcctagctgggtgatcttgggcaagtcacctaatttctctgagcctcaggttcctcctctggaaaatagGGCTAATTATAACACCCACCCCACCTATCTCTCCAATGAgatatcatataaaataatagaTGGGAGAAGGACAGCTAGAGGCATCTCTGATACGCATTGTCTTTGACACAAACACCCAGAATCTTTCAAATCACCACAGCCACAGTTACAGATGAACAACCCTTGTTTATTTTGGTAGGCTGTTTCAGAAGCTCCCTTATTTTGAAAAAGCCTCTCGTGGTTTGGGTCTTGGCCTCTGTCAGAGTCGGGGAGAGGTTAAAGAAAGCTATCTCCAGAGGGGAGAGAGCTGTGGCCCTTCCCTGAGGCCTCGAGGTGACTGGCTCCCTTGGTGAGGTTGCAGGGAATGACTTCTGGGTGTTCTCTCTAGATGACCGAGGTCCTGTGGTCAGAAAGCAGAGGTACGTGTTTGACATTAGTGCCCTGGAGAAGGATGGGCTGCTAGGGGCCGAGCTGCGGATCTTGCGGAAGAAGCCCTCAGACGCGGCCAAGCCAGTGGCCCCCGGCATCAGGCGGGCTGCCCAGCTGAAGCTGTCCAGCTGCCCCAGCGGCCGGCAGCCGGCAGCCTTGCTGGATGTGCGCTCCGTGCCAGGCCTGGACGGATCTGGCTGGGAGGTGTTCGACATCTGGAAGCTCTTCCGAAACTTTAAGAACTCAGCCCAGCTGTGCCTGGAGCTGGAGGCCTGGGAACGGGGCCGGGCCATGGACCTCCGTGGCCTGGGCTTCGACCGGGCTGCCAGGCAGGTCCACGAGAAGGCCCTGTTCCTGGTATTTGGCCGCACCAAGAAACGGGACCTGTTCTTTAATGAGATTAAGGCCCGCTCCGGCCAGGATGATAAGACTGTGTATGAGTACCTGTTCAGCCAGCGGCGAAAAAGGCGGGCCCCACTGGCCACGGGCCAGGGCAAACGGCCCAGCAAGAACCCCAAGGCCCGCTGCAGTCGGAAGGCACTGCATGTCAACTTCAAGGACATGGGCTGGGATGACTGGATCATCGCGCCCCTTGAGTATGAGGCCTTCCACTGTGAAGGGCTATGTGAGTTCCCCTTGCGCTCCCATCTGGAGCCCACGAACCATGCAGTCATCCAGACCCTGATGAACTCCATGGACCCCGAGTCCACGCCACCGACCTGCTGTGTGCCCACACGACTGAGTCCCATCAGCATCCTCTTCATTGACTCTGCCAACAACGTGGTCTATAAGCAGTATGAGGACATGGTTGTGGAGTCTTGTGGCTGCAGGTAGCAGCACTAGCCTTCTGTCTTCCTGGCTGGCACATCCAGGATGCTGGTCACAAGAGCCCCTCCCTGCACTCCCAGAATCAGAGAAGTCGGGAAAATACAGCCAGGACGTCTACACAGCCTGCACGAAAGGGGATTCCAACAGCCTTGCTCTTACTCTCTGAGTGGGACTGGATTAGAGATTCCTTTCTAGCCACAAGTCCCCTTGTCTGAGGATTTCTGCCCTTCTGCTGCTCTGACTGCCGGGACAGACCCAGGGAGACAGACTGAATGGGACTGAGACCCAGGAGATGTTGTTTTCCCCTGAGACCCAGCCCACAACTTCTCCTTACTTGGGCCTTGTTGGCTTCTGGACTCTCCAGGGAGGGATCCTCTTGGGAAAGCCACACCTGCCATCCCCACCTTGAATCACCATTGTGCCTGGTGACTTTCTGCCCCTGGGGCAGATGAGATGCTGATTGGGCAGGGGTGGGCAAGACGGGAGAGGGCTCGGGCAGGGGTGAGGAGTGTGAGGCTGTTAGACTGTTAGATTAAAATGTACATTGATgagataaaaagcaaaactgttaCTAAAACGGTGGCAAATTTCTTGTTTACTCCAGGGGACCCAGTGACCTCCTCAAAGCATGACTGACCcacggaggggaggtgggttgccTGAAGCAAATCAGGACAGACAGTACAAGCTGAGTAGGGCCAATGCTACCTCTAACCCCACTCCCGTTCCTTCCAAAGGCCTTTTGGTCTGGATCTCTATCTGCTTCTCTGGGGTCTGGCAACagacttaggttttctttttgacaTTCCTCAATCAAGCTTATTGTCTCCTAAATGGAATCCTACATGGGGGGGGGGAAATTGGGGGTTTCATTTCCTCTAAAATCATCCCCACCTCATTCActacctgcccccctccccatatACTCACAGAATCCACTGGCCACCATTTAGAGGGCC is a window encoding:
- the GDF5 gene encoding growth/differentiation factor 5, whose product is MRLPKLLTFLLWHLAWLDLEFICTVLGAPDLGQRPQGARPGLAKAEAKERPPLARSIFRPGGHSYGGGATNARAKGGTGQTAGLTQPKKDEPKKLPPRSGGPEPKPGHPSQTRQAATRTVTPKGQLPGGKSPPKAGSVPSPFLLKKARETGPPQEPKEPFRPPPITPHEYMLSLYRTLSDADRKGGNSSVKLEAGLANTITSFIDKGQDDRGPVVRKQRYVFDISALEKDGLLGAELRILRKKPSDAAKPVAPGIRRAAQLKLSSCPSGRQPAALLDVRSVPGLDGSGWEVFDIWKLFRNFKNSAQLCLELEAWERGRAMDLRGLGFDRAARQVHEKALFLVFGRTKKRDLFFNEIKARSGQDDKTVYEYLFSQRRKRRAPLATGQGKRPSKNPKARCSRKALHVNFKDMGWDDWIIAPLEYEAFHCEGLCEFPLRSHLEPTNHAVIQTLMNSMDPESTPPTCCVPTRLSPISILFIDSANNVVYKQYEDMVVESCGCR